The sequence AAATGAGATTATAGAGATATGTAACTATATTGCAAAATATCCCGTTCAGCGTACAGTGTTACCTTGGCATGAGCCTCTTGCTGACTGATGAAGCTGTCGGCAGAGAGGCGGAGTTTGGCAATTCGTGTGTCCCAGATGTCTTTCACCAGCGTACGGATCTCATCTGCTTTAGGGATGTTGTCAGACGcactacagaaaacacacaacacatcatgTAAGGTTAGGTAGagggcaacacacacagatttcaaAGGAACATCTTCACAAACTGTTTAATCACTACAAACACCATCAGAACAATAAGATGAGATGCCCTCTCTCTGCATGGGGTTTTGTATGACTCACTGGTTCAGTAGCAGTTTGGTCAGCTCCATGTAGTAAGGACTGGGAACGGGTGTAAAGGCATCCTCTTTCCTCTCAAGATCTCGCATCTCCTCCAGTTTCTCTGCGCATTAGAGCAAGGTGTCAACAGCAGGCAAGTCACAAACAGTAACCGAATGACCCAAAGTGCCAGACATCAGTATAAATGTCAATAACTCTCAGATGTGCCTGTCATAGAAGGTCCAGTTGCAGTATTTTCAGCATCTTCTGCTAAAGATCTCCAGGCTTTCTCTCTGCATTGCTGGATGATATTATTATGACTCATAAAGGAGGAATGATTTAGGACAAACACTCTGAAGGCTAGCAAATGTCTAGATTTTTGTTAGTGTCAACAACTTGAATGAACCATCTGTGCAGCTAATCCTTATGTGCCATAGATCTCTATGATGAACATGAGAAATGTAGTTTCTCACTAATCCTTCCCAAACTGTACTTCTGCAGCTGCAAACACTCGAAccaaatgtttattcatttgcaGCCGTAAATAGTCTGcaacaaatgcactgtttactgttgtttgaGTTCCTAACAACCACAGTAACAAGCTGCTTCAGAAAATGATTTAGCCTTTGAAAACAGGTTAACAAgtacagtttcattttttttttttttttttttttaaagatttacatcttgaGTAGGAATGTTCTTGGGGCTGGGTCCCAAAGAAAGGGAAGTCAGAGAGTATTGAGACACGGACTAATGTGTTGTTtggttttgtcttttcatgggatttgttgacaataaaacaCGGCAGCCTGAAGGTGCCAGCACCCCATTCAGTAATCCCCAAACAAGTCTGAGGACTGTTGAACAATACACtgaactttaaactttaaaagaaGAATAACATTAGAACTAAATTGCCTGTGCAAACTAAAGAAAGATCACGTCATTGAACTGCCTACTTCTGATTCTGGATGGATGTCTTTAATCCGATTTTTGCCACAAATCTATACTAATGCAAACATGGAATAAATAATCTCAggtgatacattttttttcagcatttatgAACTTATTTTTGAGCAGTTGATTTTGTGTATCGGCATGTGAAAGCTGTGAAGATGCAGGATGTGGTTTAACCTCTATCAGAATGCtactgataatgatgataaaaaaagattGTTGTGTGGCAAAGCATTAACCAAACAAGCAGAAGTTTATTTTAGGAAATATTAAAGAGAAGTGTTGAGGGAAAAGAATTTAACAGGTTAACTGCTTCAATTTAAGTTTATAGTAATCCTCTAACCTTGAAAAGATCCAATCAACAAAGCCAGTCAGTTGAAATAAGTcaaacatctgcatgttttgCGTATGTGGAGGATTTAAATCTTACCAACTTCCATCCACTCAGGAGGAATAACTCtacatttctgtctctgtttcaggTTGAGAGCCAGCCACACAGGAACATCAACGGGTAGTCCAGGGTTGAAGGGACCCAGGTCGCCCtgaggcacaaacacacacattcatgttattgtgcaacacaacaacagttcaCACACCTGACTCTACTGTCATTAGCATGCAGACATTATCATAATGTGTAGATTACAGGTGGTGGtttggttttacagttttaattaaagctgcaagcagcgttgaacagGCCCTTgcacccttgcgcacgtcgggctGCGGCGCAGtcaaagggcttctgtcacgggcatgtagatgtcttcagacccgggctattttcagacagtgcaagaaggagataaacatcacttcctctgtccactattttgcctgctgctggggctgcgTTGCTGCAGTTTCATAGGGGGagctattcagccagtttgcatcactgactgaatattgtcatgtggacgtgttcaggccgggactcttatcaaacatgcaaaGTTTGGGGCAGAGTGGAGCATTTgcactaaagttatagcaatttcctctgtcatggccAAACATtaaaactcaacgccacgccacacGCTTCAACCATAACTAAATTATAGCATATTAGGCACATAACCACCATCCTCCGCTTCGGACTGTAGACCaaatattaaatcctacacatcaatcctgtctgtctaataaattcaaaaaaacccaaaaaactgctgctccatccacttggcaggttcattaaagttttaatgctgagctctgGAACTCtagtcttcctcagttcttccctcatatattgtcttttttgacCATACatagtacaatctatgcttgcatgtgtaatagtttcctcagccaagtgggaaaaaatatgtgcatatatcgaCAATCGCcaaaaatgacagtcaaaaagtaatcatgttaaataaccGTGATGTAAATATTgagcaaaaataattgtgattatgctttttgccataatcaagcacctctaaagagaacataaattttaatttacatacacacacacacaaagcatttaaatatgtaCGTGATAaactgttgtctttaataaacagttacttgaacatttttcagtgtgctcctaaatttctgtgtgctcctaatttttttcatttaggaacaCAAGTACTCCTCGACAAAAAAGTAAGCATTGAAcgctgctgtcagatgtgtagagacaataagtaactgcagctggacacagaaaaatacccatatatttgaatggagagtgtgagtgaaccgctaggtgctcaggccctaataaaggaaaaactgcagtacagagctacaaattttagttttgattttattcttctgcagcactttatcactaaactgtcactctcactccattttttcccttcccctcataggtcatccccactactgaattatacatataagactcataattattgtaaaataaatgataacaccaaacttcatacaaagtttgtatatattgtactgtgtgtatatagacctttctgctgtatccttcaAAAATCTGCTGCATTTAACCGTGACGtcactttcttccctccttctccctctcagctggagagcAGGATTTCAGAGTAGTCTTCTtatgaaatatcctcataaatccaaTGACTATGGCCAAATCTTACAGTAAAAATCATAGTTTAGaaggaattttcgtcgcgaatccattgatcCAGGTTTAAAAGTGgtctgacttatagtttagacgtcagacgcctcagtttggcacaaagtccatgcccagagattgccttCCCATCGGTTTATATTGTAAGGTGAGatgtggcactccaactttcgGAGCTTACAAAATCTAAAccgtttgagttattacaaagtttttaataacttttgctcagcacagtgtgataagtcatgtattaaagtttgaagccgataccattaacgccctagaTAGATGGCATTTGATCGGGGTcaaaaattggcacaaagtcatactttcatTGGTGAATTgaggacttcctgttggatttaggtcaggggtgtcagcgtatgatttgtaggtcttgttGAGACGAATacttgagttttggtttgatctctctacgacattcctacaaGCGGGGGGgatactttttacattttaccaaatttttcaccagacctgatgtacgtgccaaatttggtgagtttttgagcatgtttagggggtcgaatttagggttgaagtggcggattaataaagaaagaaagaaagaaagaaggaaagaaacaaataaacagaacagatacaagagggttTCGCCCCTTTGGGGGTCAGGCCCATACAGCCAGGCTAATGTGGCTACCGCCATGTAAAGCTATCAGTATCTGCTCTAAAGCCAACGTTGAAACGTGTAAAGAAACGTTACTTGGTCCAGACAAATACAACCGACTCACTTACCCCGATCAAAAAGATCTTGTCTAGACTGAAATTTGGTATTATCTTCACCATTTCTTTCTCGGCGAGGAACTCAACCTCCGAGGGATCCATAACTGTCTGTTAAACGACGCACAGTTACACTATTTTGTTTCTTCTCCCTCTGTAACCTTACCCTCACATCCACACTGCCAAATGTTCCCGCGCTGCAGGCTGCGTCAAACGACaaggaagacacacacacacacgggagaGGACGGCGTCGTCATCAACGGGTTACGTGATATCGCGCGAGGGGCACCCTGTAATGTTTTGAGTCGACTTACGACTTATTTCGGTGTCTTTGTATGTAATATTCACACTTAGTACGGCTGGATCTTAcgaaaaaaatctgtatttcaaTTTAATCACTATTTGGTTTCCGCGTTCGGGTCAGATGGGATATGACGACACAGTCCACTCCGTGAATTTTCGTCTTGCCTGGTACGTAAGGAAGAAGCGCGTCTGCGTCACGTGACAGCGCCAACAATTGCCGTTGATATCCACAAGGTGGCGATATTTTTCAGTGATAAAGGTACTCTACTGTGGGTACTTTGCAGTGACATCAAGTaaacatttgtcatttctgCACTTGCGACATCTTGCTTGCTGTAGTTCTCGtaagtatttatttgttttacacagtTAGC comes from Thunnus maccoyii chromosome 1, fThuMac1.1, whole genome shotgun sequence and encodes:
- the gins2 gene encoding DNA replication complex GINS protein PSF2, with product MDPSEVEFLAEKEMVKIIPNFSLDKIFLIGGDLGPFNPGLPVDVPVWLALNLKQRQKCRVIPPEWMEVEKLEEMRDLERKEDAFTPVPSPYYMELTKLLLNHASDNIPKADEIRTLVKDIWDTRIAKLRLSADSFISQQEAHAKLDNLTLMEINTIRAFLLDSLNCMYKLRSNLQPGSSKGQFMDY